A DNA window from Altererythrobacter sp. B11 contains the following coding sequences:
- a CDS encoding universal stress protein produces MRVYLVIIDETEEAHSALRFASRRAAKTGGAVHILALVPKQDFNAFGGVQATIEEEARDRAEVLANSAAGELISEGARMPQIAVRVGDAKTVIKDYLADHPEVAALVLAAAPEGAPGPLVTHFSATAGSLSCPLFVVPGALPDAEIDRLS; encoded by the coding sequence ATGCGCGTATATCTGGTGATCATTGACGAGACGGAAGAGGCGCACAGCGCCCTGCGTTTCGCCTCTCGCCGCGCCGCCAAGACCGGGGGCGCGGTGCATATTCTGGCCCTGGTGCCCAAGCAGGATTTCAACGCCTTCGGCGGCGTGCAGGCCACGATCGAGGAGGAGGCGCGCGACCGTGCGGAGGTGCTGGCGAACAGCGCGGCGGGCGAACTCATCAGCGAAGGCGCGCGCATGCCGCAAATCGCCGTGCGGGTGGGTGACGCCAAGACGGTGATCAAGGACTATCTGGCCGATCACCCGGAGGTGGCCGCGCTGGTGCTGGCTGCGGCGCCCGAAGGCGCGCCGGGACCGCTGGTCACCCACTTCTCCGCCACCGCCGGATCGCTGTCCTGCCCGCTCTTCGTGGTGCCGGGCGCCCTGCCGGATGCGGAGATCGACCGGCTCAGCTGA
- a CDS encoding pyruvate dehydrogenase complex dihydrolipoamide acetyltransferase, whose amino-acid sequence MSIAIKMPALSPTMEEGTLAKWLVKVGDKVASGDIMAEIETDKATMEFEAVDEGVIADIAVPEGTEGVKVGAVIATLAEEGEDPADVKPAAGDSPAPAAAQKEEAAPAPAPAASAAPSPAPAPAAAPAATGDRVIASPLARRIAADKGVDLAAVKGSGPNGRIVKADVESAQPGAASAAAPASAAAPSAAPAPAPVQAQDFGIPHEEEKLSGMRKTIARRLSESKQQVPHIYLTVDIRLDALLKLRGELNVALEPQGVKLSVNDMLIKALAKALVAVPACNVQFAGDKLLKFTRADVSVAVSIPSGLITPIVKDAGSKAISAISTEMKDLAARARDGKLAPEEYQGGTASLSNMGMYGIKQFEAIINPPQAMIMAIGAGEKRPYVVEDSLQIATVMSATGSFDHRAIDGADGAALMKAFKDICEAPLGLVA is encoded by the coding sequence ATGTCGATCGCCATCAAGATGCCCGCCCTTTCCCCCACCATGGAAGAGGGCACGCTCGCCAAATGGCTCGTGAAGGTCGGTGACAAGGTCGCCTCCGGCGACATCATGGCCGAGATCGAGACCGACAAGGCGACGATGGAATTCGAAGCCGTGGATGAAGGCGTGATCGCCGACATCGCCGTTCCGGAAGGCACGGAAGGCGTGAAAGTGGGCGCGGTGATCGCGACCCTGGCGGAAGAAGGGGAAGACCCGGCTGATGTGAAGCCGGCCGCGGGCGATTCTCCCGCTCCCGCTGCCGCACAGAAGGAGGAGGCGGCACCCGCCCCGGCGCCGGCCGCTTCCGCGGCGCCATCGCCCGCTCCTGCTCCTGCCGCCGCACCGGCTGCCACTGGCGACCGCGTAATCGCTTCCCCGCTGGCGCGGCGCATCGCCGCCGACAAGGGTGTTGACCTCGCTGCCGTGAAGGGCAGCGGCCCCAACGGGCGTATCGTGAAGGCCGATGTGGAATCCGCGCAGCCGGGCGCCGCTTCTGCCGCCGCACCGGCTTCCGCTGCTGCCCCCTCTGCCGCGCCCGCGCCGGCGCCCGTCCAGGCGCAGGATTTCGGCATCCCGCATGAAGAGGAAAAGCTCAGCGGCATGCGCAAGACGATCGCGCGCCGGCTGTCCGAATCGAAGCAGCAGGTGCCGCATATCTACCTCACGGTGGATATCCGGCTCGATGCGCTGCTGAAGCTGCGCGGCGAGCTCAATGTGGCGCTGGAACCGCAGGGCGTGAAGCTCTCCGTCAACGATATGCTGATCAAGGCACTGGCCAAGGCGCTGGTGGCGGTTCCCGCCTGCAATGTTCAGTTCGCGGGCGACAAGCTGCTGAAATTCACCCGCGCCGATGTCTCGGTGGCGGTTTCCATTCCCAGCGGCCTCATCACCCCGATCGTCAAGGATGCCGGCAGCAAGGCGATCAGCGCCATCTCCACCGAGATGAAGGATCTCGCCGCTCGCGCCCGCGACGGTAAGCTGGCGCCGGAGGAATATCAGGGTGGCACGGCCAGCCTGTCCAACATGGGCATGTACGGGATCAAGCAGTTCGAAGCGATCATCAACCCGCCGCAGGCCATGATCATGGCGATCGGCGCGGGCGAGAAGCGGCCTTACGTTGTCGAGGATTCGCTGCAGATCGCCACGGTGATGAGCGCCACGGGCAGCTTCGATCATCGCGCAATCGACGGCGCCGATGGCGCGGCGCTGATGAAGGCCTTCAAGGATATCTGCGAGGCACCGCTGGGCCTGGTGGCCTGA
- a CDS encoding acyl-CoA thioesterase has protein sequence MTEGEIHAGRDPAIRVTAMPADTNAYGDIFGGWLLSLMDSAAGLTAARKAKGRAVTVAMDGMQFHMPVKVGDEVSVYTEIENVGRTSITIGVEAWRRERHSEHAVKVTEAKFTFVAIDENRRPRPVVDGTGS, from the coding sequence ATGACCGAGGGTGAGATTCACGCCGGCCGCGATCCCGCGATTCGGGTCACCGCCATGCCGGCGGACACCAATGCCTATGGCGATATTTTCGGCGGCTGGCTGCTCAGCCTGATGGACAGCGCCGCCGGCCTGACCGCTGCCCGCAAGGCCAAGGGCCGCGCGGTGACGGTGGCGATGGACGGCATGCAGTTCCATATGCCCGTGAAGGTGGGGGACGAGGTTTCGGTCTATACCGAGATCGAGAATGTCGGCCGCACCAGCATCACCATCGGCGTGGAAGCATGGCGGCGGGAACGGCATTCGGAGCATGCGGTAAAAGTTACCGAAGCGAAATTCACCTTCGTCGCGATTGACGAAAACAGGCGCCCCCGTCCGGTGGTCGACGGGACCGGAAGTTAG